A portion of the Leptospira licerasiae serovar Varillal str. VAR 010 genome contains these proteins:
- the ggt gene encoding gamma-glutamyltransferase, with amino-acid sequence MSFRTVRPNSKYFFILTILLLLVFGSCKKNVLFIEGREVSTQNLVAPKFGIDPNTLFAESKKIMISTDSIDASKVGLEIYKKGGNTIDVAVASSFAVSVTRPSSTGIGGGGFLVYHHAKSGKSYAFDFRERAPSLANRNMYKGRPKEESLLGFKSVGVPGMVAGLVQIHKKFGKLPLKEVLAPAIRLAEEGFVVYPDLSEAIQESEQDMSPGMKKIFLPGGKIPGAGEVFVQKDLAKTLKIISETGDREFYTGAIAKALSDEVSSNGGQIHFNDLKNYRVREEKPLEITYRNYNIRTMFPPSSGVHLFTMLKMLETKELHSMYDFSQSDYYHFLAEVMRRGYSDRAVLGGDPGFTKIPIETLISSEYAKEKISDFNPGKATPSSTYLSRLNLKAESPQTTHISVVDSEGNAVSTTHSINYRFGAAVVLDGYGFVLNDTMDDFSRSPGEPNVYGLIGAEANSIQPGKTPLSSMSPTIVLKNGETFLVTGAPGGSYIVNAVLQSILFTLDLNLTLYESVARGRIHHQFFPDALSIEGPATDTATFNQLKAKKHEIRLGNNMAKLFCVKRENGTLYGAADPRGDGIPLGE; translated from the coding sequence ATGTCTTTTAGAACGGTTAGACCTAATTCCAAATATTTCTTCATTCTTACCATTTTACTTCTTCTTGTTTTTGGATCTTGCAAGAAGAACGTTCTGTTCATCGAAGGTAGAGAGGTTTCTACCCAGAACCTTGTGGCGCCCAAGTTCGGGATAGATCCGAACACTTTGTTCGCCGAGTCCAAAAAGATCATGATCTCGACGGATTCAATAGATGCCTCCAAGGTCGGTTTGGAAATTTATAAGAAGGGCGGAAACACGATCGATGTCGCGGTTGCTTCTTCTTTTGCAGTATCCGTTACCCGCCCTTCTTCCACTGGAATAGGCGGTGGGGGATTTTTAGTTTATCATCATGCTAAATCTGGAAAGTCTTACGCCTTTGATTTTAGAGAGAGAGCACCTTCTTTAGCTAATCGTAATATGTATAAGGGCCGTCCTAAAGAAGAATCTTTACTAGGATTTAAATCGGTAGGCGTTCCTGGAATGGTTGCCGGTCTTGTACAGATCCATAAAAAGTTCGGTAAACTCCCTTTAAAGGAAGTTTTGGCTCCCGCAATTCGTTTAGCAGAAGAAGGATTTGTGGTTTATCCGGATCTTTCCGAAGCGATCCAGGAATCGGAACAGGACATGAGTCCCGGAATGAAAAAGATCTTTTTACCGGGCGGGAAGATCCCTGGAGCGGGAGAGGTATTCGTCCAGAAAGATCTTGCAAAAACTCTTAAGATCATTTCTGAAACCGGAGACAGGGAGTTTTACACAGGGGCAATAGCAAAAGCGCTCTCGGATGAAGTTTCGTCAAACGGAGGACAAATCCATTTCAACGACCTAAAGAATTATAGGGTAAGAGAAGAAAAACCTTTAGAGATCACTTACAGAAATTATAATATTAGGACAATGTTCCCTCCTTCCTCCGGAGTTCATCTTTTTACGATGTTAAAAATGCTGGAGACGAAAGAACTCCATTCTATGTATGATTTTTCCCAAAGTGATTATTACCATTTCCTGGCGGAAGTCATGAGAAGGGGATATTCAGACAGGGCGGTGTTAGGAGGAGATCCCGGATTTACTAAGATCCCGATAGAAACATTAATCTCTTCCGAATATGCTAAGGAAAAAATTTCCGACTTCAATCCGGGTAAGGCAACCCCTAGTTCCACATATTTAAGTAGATTGAATTTAAAGGCGGAATCTCCTCAAACTACTCATATTTCCGTGGTTGATTCGGAAGGAAATGCGGTTTCGACCACTCATTCCATCAATTATAGATTCGGCGCCGCAGTCGTACTGGACGGATATGGTTTTGTGCTGAACGATACAATGGATGATTTTAGTCGTTCTCCCGGTGAGCCTAACGTGTACGGTCTCATAGGAGCGGAAGCAAATTCCATTCAGCCTGGAAAAACTCCGTTAAGTTCCATGTCTCCTACCATCGTTTTGAAAAATGGAGAAACTTTCTTGGTCACCGGTGCTCCCGGTGGTTCTTATATAGTAAACGCAGTTTTGCAATCCATATTATTTACCTTAGACTTGAATCTCACATTGTATGAGTCGGTCGCAAGAGGAAGGATCCATCATCAGTTCTTTCCGGACGCACTTTCTATTGAAGGACCGGCAACGGATACTGCCACTTTCAATCAATTAAAGGCAAAGAAGCATGAGATAAGGCTCGGTAATAATATGGCAAAACTATTTTGTGTAAAAAGAGAGAATGGTACTTTATATGGTGCGGCTGACCCACGGGGAGACGGAATCCCTTTGGGGGAATAA
- the clpA gene encoding ATP-dependent Clp protease ATP-binding subunit ClpA: MTLSEELEKSLNQARTEALKRRNEYITLEHILLSLTYDPIAAEVLLACGADLDQLRSELKEYLDTEMESVPESFGEIEPEYTIGAQRVLQLAAFHVQSTEKKKLDGGYVLASLFREDQSHAVFFLGRQDISRFDVVRYISHGIKKSGEKVGEGTPTDESSKKQSGDALADFCVNLTEKAKLGKLDPLVGRAEEIERTIHILARRRKNNPIFVGDAGVGKTAIVEGLALQIVNGKVPDVLKNTKVYSLDMGLLLAGTKFRGEFEERLKNVVQVISSDPDNVLFVDEIHTIIGAGAVSGGSLDASNLLKPALSNGELRCIGTTTYKEYKAIFEKDHALSRRFQKLEVNEPSVEETILILKGLLPKYEQFHSVKYSHQAVEEAAKLAERYILDRKLPDKAIDLIDEAGAKVKLRESSKSKIVSVKEIEELVSKISKIPPRTVKADDREKLKNLDEELKGKIYGQDRAVIELVQAIRLSRSGLSEPGKPVGSFLFAGPTGVGKTELSKQLAAILGVEFIRFDMSEYMEKHTVSRLIGSPPGYVGFEQGGQLTDAIVRTPHCVLLLDEIEKAHEDIYNILLQIMDHATLTDNNGRKADFKQVILIMTTNTGARERASNPLGFDNTALIDRGLKAIEKQFSPEFRNRLTAVIEFASLDEGTVSKVVRKQLELLETRLKEKNIQLHYGEDVLHWIAKKSYDPLFGARPVQRWIDSNISKKLSEEILFGELKNGGDVNLEIQNEELKLVFRSREK, from the coding sequence ATGACATTATCCGAAGAACTAGAAAAATCTCTCAATCAAGCAAGGACAGAAGCCCTCAAAAGGAGGAACGAATATATCACACTTGAGCATATTCTTCTTTCATTAACATACGATCCGATTGCAGCAGAAGTTCTTCTTGCGTGTGGAGCGGACTTGGATCAATTACGTTCCGAGTTAAAAGAATACCTAGATACGGAAATGGAATCGGTTCCGGAAAGTTTCGGAGAAATAGAGCCTGAATATACGATAGGCGCTCAAAGAGTTCTTCAATTAGCCGCCTTCCATGTACAATCTACGGAGAAGAAAAAATTGGACGGAGGTTATGTATTAGCCTCTCTGTTCAGAGAAGATCAGTCTCATGCAGTATTCTTCTTGGGAAGACAGGATATTTCCCGCTTCGATGTGGTACGTTATATTTCTCATGGGATCAAAAAGTCAGGGGAGAAGGTAGGTGAGGGAACTCCAACAGACGAAAGTTCGAAAAAACAAAGCGGCGATGCTTTGGCAGATTTTTGTGTAAACCTGACTGAAAAAGCTAAACTCGGTAAATTGGATCCTTTAGTCGGAAGGGCGGAAGAAATTGAACGGACTATTCATATTCTTGCTAGACGTCGTAAAAATAATCCAATCTTTGTAGGCGACGCAGGAGTCGGAAAGACCGCGATCGTGGAAGGTTTAGCTCTTCAGATCGTAAATGGAAAAGTACCGGATGTATTAAAAAATACGAAAGTATATTCTTTAGACATGGGGCTACTTCTTGCCGGAACGAAGTTCAGAGGAGAGTTCGAGGAAAGGCTGAAGAATGTTGTGCAGGTGATTTCTTCCGATCCGGACAATGTATTGTTTGTGGATGAGATACATACTATCATAGGAGCAGGCGCAGTTTCCGGAGGATCTTTGGACGCTTCCAACCTTTTAAAACCGGCGCTCTCTAACGGAGAACTTCGTTGTATCGGAACTACAACATACAAAGAATATAAAGCGATATTCGAGAAGGACCACGCGCTTTCTCGAAGATTCCAAAAATTAGAAGTAAACGAACCAAGCGTAGAAGAGACTATCCTGATCTTAAAAGGACTTCTTCCTAAATACGAACAATTCCACTCTGTGAAATATTCCCACCAGGCTGTAGAAGAAGCGGCAAAACTTGCGGAAAGGTATATCTTAGATCGTAAACTCCCGGATAAGGCTATCGATCTGATCGACGAAGCGGGAGCCAAAGTAAAACTGAGAGAAAGTTCCAAGTCCAAGATCGTGAGCGTAAAAGAGATTGAGGAACTTGTATCAAAAATTTCTAAAATTCCTCCAAGAACCGTAAAAGCGGACGATAGAGAAAAGCTTAAGAATCTGGACGAAGAGTTAAAGGGTAAAATTTACGGCCAAGACAGAGCAGTAATAGAACTTGTCCAAGCGATCCGACTTTCCAGAAGCGGATTGTCCGAACCGGGAAAGCCTGTGGGTTCTTTCTTATTTGCGGGACCTACAGGTGTTGGCAAAACCGAATTATCCAAACAGCTTGCAGCGATATTAGGTGTGGAATTTATCCGATTTGATATGAGCGAATATATGGAGAAACATACGGTTTCTCGTCTGATCGGCTCTCCCCCAGGTTATGTGGGGTTCGAGCAAGGCGGCCAATTGACGGACGCGATCGTTCGTACTCCTCATTGTGTCTTACTTTTGGACGAGATTGAAAAGGCACATGAGGATATTTACAATATTCTACTACAGATCATGGACCATGCTACTCTAACTGATAATAACGGTAGAAAGGCCGATTTTAAACAGGTCATTCTGATCATGACTACGAATACTGGAGCTAGAGAAAGGGCTTCTAATCCATTAGGATTCGATAATACAGCCTTGATCGACAGGGGACTGAAGGCGATCGAAAAGCAGTTTTCTCCTGAGTTTAGAAATAGGCTAACCGCTGTGATTGAATTCGCGTCTCTTGACGAGGGGACTGTTTCTAAAGTGGTTCGTAAACAACTAGAGCTCCTGGAAACTAGACTGAAAGAAAAAAATATCCAACTTCATTATGGAGAAGATGTACTTCATTGGATCGCAAAAAAATCCTATGATCCTCTTTTCGGGGCGAGGCCAGTCCAAAGATGGATAGATTCTAATATTTCCAAAAAGCTCTCGGAAGAGATCCTATTCGGAGAATTAAAAAACGGCGGGGATGTGAATTTGGAAATACAAAACGAGGAACTTAAATTAGTCTTCCGTTCTAGAGAAAAATAA
- the clpS gene encoding ATP-dependent Clp protease adapter ClpS, with protein MSDLKTEEQVLTKEKLKLKKPAKYRVVILNDDYTPMEFVVWILRVVFYRTQVESEQIMLQAHTTGKALCGVYSHDVARTKVNETHMLAEEHGHPLHCQMEIEEGEES; from the coding sequence ATGAGCGATTTAAAAACAGAAGAACAGGTTCTCACAAAAGAGAAACTGAAACTGAAAAAACCGGCCAAATATAGGGTAGTGATCTTGAACGACGATTATACTCCTATGGAATTTGTGGTTTGGATCTTACGCGTTGTATTTTATCGGACCCAGGTCGAGAGCGAACAAATAATGCTTCAGGCACATACTACCGGAAAGGCTCTTTGCGGAGTCTATTCTCATGACGTTGCCAGAACTAAGGTGAACGAGACTCATATGCTCGCAGAGGAACATGGACACCCTTTGCATTGCCAGATGGAAATTGAAGAAGGGGAAGAATCATGA
- a CDS encoding GNAT family N-acetyltransferase codes for MPSKTKITRISSLREISTEDWNLLGDPENPFSNHEFLHSLELSSCVGGRTSWHPEYWIAEDEEGTHSSLPFYHKYDSYGEYIFDHSWANFFSQNGLSYYPKGLVAYPFTPVNGKKILRRNNVSAEEALDILLPPLLENAKLEGLSSIHFLFLEEEEAKALERRGFSTRITHQFHWKNRGYTDFENFLGDFRSKKRIQIKKERETIKGSGIRILCKEGKDITEKDMDSIYSFYTETYSRKWGSPYLNRKFFKIILEKFSQNLVLFLAEKDGDTIGGTFNLKKGKKLYGRYWGSSSHYPFLHFECCYYAPIEYAIKNGFDIFEAGAQGEQKFLRGFPAVPTYSSHFIFHDQARNAIERFLESERMHMQEMIRETNLSSPLKAESARGESEDR; via the coding sequence ATGCCCTCTAAAACGAAGATCACCAGGATATCATCCCTCCGGGAAATTTCTACGGAGGATTGGAATCTTTTGGGAGATCCGGAAAATCCTTTTTCCAATCATGAATTTTTACATTCATTGGAACTTTCTTCTTGCGTGGGCGGAAGGACCAGTTGGCATCCTGAGTATTGGATAGCCGAGGACGAAGAGGGAACACACTCATCTCTTCCTTTTTATCATAAATACGATTCTTACGGTGAATACATTTTCGATCATTCCTGGGCCAATTTTTTCTCTCAAAACGGGCTTTCTTATTATCCAAAGGGTTTAGTGGCTTATCCATTCACGCCGGTGAACGGTAAGAAAATATTAAGAAGAAATAATGTATCTGCGGAAGAAGCGTTAGATATCCTACTTCCTCCTTTATTGGAGAACGCGAAGTTAGAAGGACTCTCTAGTATTCATTTTCTTTTTTTGGAGGAAGAAGAAGCCAAAGCATTGGAAAGAAGGGGATTTTCGACAAGGATCACTCATCAATTCCACTGGAAGAATCGAGGTTACACGGATTTCGAGAATTTTCTGGGAGATTTTAGATCCAAAAAAAGGATACAGATCAAAAAGGAAAGAGAGACAATCAAAGGATCAGGAATTCGGATCTTATGTAAAGAAGGGAAAGATATAACTGAAAAAGACATGGACTCCATCTATTCTTTTTATACGGAAACCTATTCTAGAAAATGGGGATCTCCTTATTTGAATCGTAAATTTTTTAAGATCATTTTGGAGAAATTCTCCCAAAATTTGGTATTATTTTTAGCGGAGAAGGACGGAGACACGATAGGCGGAACATTCAACCTGAAAAAGGGAAAAAAACTGTACGGAAGATATTGGGGCTCTTCTTCACATTATCCTTTTCTGCATTTCGAATGTTGTTATTATGCTCCCATCGAATACGCAATCAAGAACGGTTTCGATATTTTTGAAGCTGGAGCCCAGGGAGAGCAGAAGTTTTTAAGAGGATTTCCTGCCGTTCCTACTTATAGTTCGCATTTTATTTTCCACGACCAAGCTCGAAATGCGATTGAACGTTTTTTAGAAAGCGAAAGAATGCATATGCAGGAAATGATAAGGGAAACCAATCTTTCTTCCCCATTAAAGGCTGAGTCCGCAAGGGGAGAATCCGAAGACCGATGA
- a CDS encoding RNA polymerase sigma factor, which yields MAEKQNIWQILSERMRLAQEGDSKEYELLLSKCREILNNHLSSKVRDKEDREDLVQDILIGIHKARATYRREKPFAPWFFSIARYKTIDYIRRKGTRDRLVPTEMEGFAQEEKVSIEDKWEVQQGLESWLNVLEPRQRRILTMAKLEGKSVREISETTGLSESNVKVIVHRSLEKLKRFFLSLRER from the coding sequence ATGGCGGAAAAGCAAAATATCTGGCAAATTCTTTCGGAAAGAATGCGCTTAGCCCAAGAAGGAGATTCCAAGGAATATGAACTCCTACTTTCCAAATGCAGAGAAATTTTAAACAATCATTTAAGCTCCAAGGTCCGTGACAAGGAAGATAGAGAGGACCTGGTCCAGGATATTCTGATCGGTATCCATAAGGCCAGGGCTACTTATAGAAGGGAAAAACCGTTTGCTCCTTGGTTTTTTTCCATCGCAAGATACAAGACCATAGACTATATCCGTAGGAAAGGAACCAGAGATAGACTTGTACCTACTGAGATGGAAGGTTTTGCCCAAGAGGAAAAAGTTTCTATAGAGGATAAGTGGGAGGTCCAACAAGGACTAGAATCCTGGCTAAACGTATTAGAACCCAGACAGAGAAGGATCCTGACAATGGCAAAGTTGGAGGGAAAATCAGTAAGGGAGATCTCCGAAACCACAGGACTTTCGGAGTCCAATGTAAAGGTGATTGTCCATCGATCTCTAGAGAAGTTGAAACGATTTTTTCTGAGTCTGAGAGAACGATAG
- a CDS encoding NrsF family protein, with amino-acid sequence MSYSESDKTKQLIQTLSSSLQKGSLNIYTLFLSCLGLVVLGIALGWSVANLTGRTNSFPGWWPEPALLLVWGIFSAYLLSKLAFPEETSTWVFWAAGSFLIVWTVFILSRFFTEEAPTHIHVGLCSVILATTSILFGAGAWFILRTMASSRPGLSGFLFLNLLLASSNLGLKFICPVQDPSHILISHVSFTLVWIGILYFPIRKKFSW; translated from the coding sequence ATGTCATATTCTGAATCGGACAAGACCAAACAACTGATCCAAACATTGAGTTCCAGCCTGCAAAAAGGAAGCCTGAACATTTATACCCTTTTCCTTTCCTGTTTGGGTTTAGTGGTCCTAGGAATCGCGCTCGGATGGTCCGTTGCCAACTTAACAGGCCGCACCAACTCTTTCCCAGGCTGGTGGCCGGAGCCTGCATTATTACTCGTTTGGGGAATTTTTTCGGCTTATTTATTAAGCAAACTCGCCTTCCCTGAGGAGACCTCTACCTGGGTCTTTTGGGCTGCAGGATCTTTTTTGATCGTTTGGACTGTTTTTATTCTAAGCCGTTTTTTTACGGAAGAGGCGCCTACACATATTCATGTCGGACTTTGTTCTGTAATCTTAGCGACTACTTCGATCTTATTCGGAGCGGGGGCCTGGTTTATTTTAAGGACCATGGCAAGTTCTCGACCTGGACTTTCCGGATTTTTATTCCTAAATCTTTTATTAGCAAGTTCTAATTTAGGTCTTAAATTTATCTGCCCTGTCCAAGATCCTTCGCATATTTTGATCTCTCATGTCAGCTTTACCTTGGTTTGGATCGGAATACTATACTTTCCGATCCGGAAAAAATTCAGTTGGTAA
- a CDS encoding AAA domain-containing protein yields the protein MEESYYSSLRESLKKERKAELDKYKEEIYSSDLNKRVQDGFTVFPLVFEDAELGADGNWKVLLKPTKSKNIPELFRPGTPVRIVKESEEYISVLLKANEDSYLVYMEEVPDWVEEGKLALEILPDETSFKEWDRALEKVISAKKGSREKYFADLFSNELEVSKPNFKPLSNLPETLNDSQKKAVSAILQTEDFVLVHGPPGTGKTKTIVEAIRILASEGKRILASAPTNSASDLLVESLEKLKVPVLRIGHPARMNPDILQNSLEMKLNHSPESKLIERDRKEVQELLKKARKYKRSFGKEEAEERRSLYKEADSLRKSIKERQKVLVRYLLESHPVIVCTHTGASSYLLHNLDFDYAILDEGSQAIEPSSWIPILKANKFVIAGDPFQLPPTVISEDPLLKVSLMERLLPAFQDKERVFLLDTQYRMTDPIQTFPNLKFYENKLKSGLETDLREKTPFDSGEPFGSSLVFLDSSGTDTAEENSEGSLGNPWEAEFTVNIVKRILDSGWDPKGLILLSPYRYQRYLLRQKLEEILPEHSSQLEVETVDSFQGRESDAVVFSLVRSNSEGQIGFLSETRRWNVGMTRAKKLLVMVGDGSTLGQNDFFKDLLETVELAGELRTAWEFLD from the coding sequence ATGGAAGAATCTTATTATTCCTCCTTACGCGAATCTTTAAAAAAAGAAAGAAAGGCGGAGCTGGATAAGTATAAGGAAGAAATCTACTCCTCCGATCTAAACAAAAGAGTCCAAGACGGATTCACAGTATTTCCATTAGTATTCGAAGACGCCGAATTAGGTGCGGATGGGAATTGGAAAGTTTTACTTAAACCCACTAAATCCAAAAATATCCCGGAACTATTTCGACCTGGCACACCTGTACGGATCGTAAAAGAATCAGAAGAGTATATCTCAGTTTTACTGAAAGCAAACGAAGATTCTTACTTAGTTTATATGGAAGAAGTTCCAGACTGGGTGGAAGAGGGTAAACTTGCTCTAGAAATCCTACCAGACGAAACAAGTTTTAAGGAATGGGACCGTGCCCTCGAAAAAGTGATCTCTGCAAAAAAAGGTTCGAGAGAAAAATACTTCGCGGACCTATTCTCCAATGAATTGGAAGTTTCTAAACCGAATTTTAAACCTCTCTCCAATTTGCCGGAAACACTGAATGATTCCCAAAAGAAAGCGGTTTCAGCAATTTTGCAGACAGAAGATTTTGTTTTAGTCCATGGCCCTCCCGGAACAGGTAAGACTAAAACAATCGTGGAAGCGATCCGCATTCTTGCATCGGAAGGCAAACGTATACTTGCTTCTGCTCCCACAAACTCCGCTTCCGATCTTCTTGTTGAATCTTTGGAAAAACTGAAAGTTCCCGTTTTAAGGATAGGTCATCCTGCCAGGATGAATCCGGACATTCTTCAGAACTCTCTAGAGATGAAACTGAACCATTCCCCCGAATCTAAACTGATAGAAAGAGATAGAAAAGAAGTCCAGGAATTACTGAAGAAGGCCCGCAAATACAAAAGAAGTTTTGGCAAGGAAGAAGCGGAGGAAAGAAGAAGCCTTTATAAAGAAGCGGACTCTTTACGGAAGAGTATTAAAGAAAGACAAAAAGTACTGGTCCGATATTTATTAGAGTCTCATCCAGTCATTGTATGTACGCATACAGGCGCTTCTTCTTACTTGCTCCATAATTTGGATTTTGATTATGCGATCTTGGACGAAGGAAGCCAGGCGATCGAACCTTCTTCTTGGATTCCGATCTTAAAAGCGAATAAGTTTGTGATTGCAGGAGATCCGTTCCAACTTCCTCCTACCGTGATCTCGGAAGATCCGTTGCTTAAAGTTTCTTTAATGGAAAGACTTCTTCCTGCTTTCCAAGACAAGGAAAGGGTATTTCTTTTGGATACTCAGTATAGAATGACTGATCCGATCCAGACATTCCCGAACCTAAAGTTCTATGAGAATAAATTAAAATCAGGACTGGAGACAGACCTTCGAGAAAAAACTCCGTTTGATTCCGGAGAACCTTTCGGCTCTAGTTTAGTATTTTTAGATAGTTCCGGAACGGATACTGCGGAAGAAAATTCAGAAGGAAGTTTAGGAAATCCTTGGGAAGCCGAATTCACAGTAAATATAGTAAAAAGGATTTTGGATTCCGGATGGGATCCTAAAGGTCTGATCCTTCTTTCTCCGTATAGATACCAAAGATATCTTTTGAGACAAAAACTAGAGGAAATACTTCCGGAACATTCTTCTCAGTTAGAAGTAGAAACTGTGGATTCTTTCCAGGGAAGAGAATCGGATGCAGTCGTATTCAGTCTGGTCCGTTCTAATTCGGAAGGCCAGATCGGATTTTTGTCTGAAACAAGAAGATGGAATGTTGGAATGACCAGAGCCAAAAAACTTTTAGTAATGGTGGGAGACGGCTCGACTTTAGGACAAAATGATTTTTTTAAAGACCTGCTTGAGACTGTGGAATTGGCGGGAGAACTTAGAACGGCTTGGGAATTTTTAGACTGA
- a CDS encoding PLP-dependent cysteine synthase family protein has product MFDEISRSIDEFGNSLLGALNNVQNAFGRELSVAKPIKENVLQMIGNTPLIRLNQIGSHIPNVEIYLKAEFCNPTGSVKDRTALSMVLAAERRGELKAGGSIFQAGYNTTAISLAWISTLRQYKFKVFLAPDTDQEKIKELKSYGASVEVVQLAKGNWDDSLLETAKAAKDKEKNSVILNEFKDMANTNAHFLFTGPEIWRDLAGNVDAFVAGGGSGGTLSGVGRYLKSKKPSLRVIMGVSKNSRFIRKMIQGDSSIRLPESFDPKVTDQYIGVDRDEALRYQSELYQKEGIFAGLTTGTTLASAIHYAESLPTREDQKTPSYKIVVLSPDRL; this is encoded by the coding sequence ATGTTCGACGAAATTTCACGCTCCATAGATGAATTCGGCAATAGCCTTCTCGGGGCTTTAAATAATGTCCAAAATGCTTTCGGAAGAGAGCTTAGTGTAGCTAAACCTATCAAGGAAAATGTTCTCCAAATGATAGGGAACACTCCTTTGATCCGACTCAACCAGATCGGTTCACATATTCCGAATGTAGAGATCTATCTAAAAGCTGAGTTTTGTAATCCTACCGGAAGTGTAAAAGATAGGACTGCACTTTCTATGGTGCTTGCTGCAGAAAGGAGAGGGGAATTAAAGGCCGGAGGTTCTATTTTCCAAGCCGGTTATAATACTACTGCAATCTCTTTGGCATGGATCTCTACTCTTCGCCAATACAAGTTCAAAGTATTTTTAGCTCCTGACACGGATCAGGAAAAGATCAAAGAATTAAAATCGTACGGCGCTAGTGTCGAAGTCGTCCAACTTGCAAAAGGTAACTGGGATGATTCTCTTTTAGAAACTGCAAAGGCAGCCAAGGACAAAGAGAAAAACAGCGTCATCTTGAATGAGTTCAAGGACATGGCAAACACGAATGCACACTTCTTATTTACAGGGCCTGAGATTTGGAGAGATCTTGCCGGCAATGTGGATGCATTCGTTGCGGGAGGTGGTTCCGGCGGAACTCTTTCCGGTGTAGGAAGATATCTAAAGAGTAAAAAACCTTCTCTTAGAGTGATTATGGGAGTGAGCAAAAATTCTCGTTTCATCCGCAAAATGATCCAAGGAGATTCCAGTATCCGTCTTCCCGAATCGTTCGATCCGAAAGTGACCGATCAGTACATTGGAGTAGACAGGGACGAAGCGCTTCGTTACCAATCGGAACTCTACCAAAAAGAAGGGATTTTTGCGGGACTGACTACCGGAACCACATTAGCCTCCGCTATTCATTATGCCGAAAGTCTTCCTACTCGTGAGGACCAAAAAACTCCCAGCTATAAGATCGTAGTACTTTCTCCCGACCGACTCTAA
- the leuD gene encoding 3-isopropylmalate dehydratase small subunit, whose translation MKPFTQHEGLAVLIDRPNIDTDAIIPKQFLKKIERTGFGIHLFHDWRYLDDEGTKPNPEFTLNQDRYKGASVLVTRDNFGCGSSREHAPWALEDYGFRAIIAPSYADIFYNNCFKNGMLPVVLKPEEVDEIFKIVDKTPGAKIKIDLDKQNVISPSGNVYNFEVDSFRKYCLFNGLDDIGLTLQHAAEISTYEEKNRKEVPWLYASHK comes from the coding sequence ATGAAACCCTTTACTCAACACGAAGGTTTAGCGGTCCTAATCGATCGCCCAAATATAGATACGGATGCAATCATCCCTAAACAATTTTTGAAAAAGATAGAACGTACCGGTTTCGGTATCCATCTATTCCATGATTGGAGATACTTGGATGACGAGGGAACTAAACCTAATCCTGAATTCACTCTGAATCAGGACAGATATAAGGGAGCGTCCGTTCTAGTTACTAGAGACAATTTCGGATGCGGTTCTTCCAGAGAGCATGCTCCTTGGGCATTGGAAGATTACGGATTTAGAGCGATTATTGCTCCTTCTTACGCTGATATTTTTTACAATAATTGTTTCAAAAATGGTATGCTTCCGGTTGTTTTAAAGCCGGAAGAAGTAGACGAAATTTTCAAGATCGTGGATAAGACTCCGGGAGCCAAAATTAAGATCGATCTGGACAAACAGAATGTGATCAGTCCTTCCGGAAACGTATACAATTTCGAAGTGGACTCTTTCCGTAAATACTGCTTGTTCAACGGTTTGGACGATATCGGTTTAACTCTGCAACATGCCGCAGAGATCTCTACTTACGAAGAGAAAAATCGAAAAGAAGTTCCTTGGTTGTACGCTTCTCATAAGTAA